In a single window of the Melioribacteraceae bacterium genome:
- a CDS encoding oligosaccharide flippase family protein, which translates to MKKKILSIIKNETKSEFGRNILTVFTGLSFSQIIPILVSPILTRLYTPEEFGILALFMSTGMIFGNIATFQYDAAIMLPKEESDAINLLALSLILTVLISLLSLVVVVLFNNQLTLLMANEKVSNWLYFVPISVILTGFFRSFSVWSSRNKLFRLIAARNITQTAATAGSKLGFGYGGYTSGGLIIGSLTGQLIATFYLVLQSMKITIINFKSVSLHRMKINASKYRDFPLFTNWQGFIDIFNDTGSQYIISNFYGPTVLGWYSFTFGILQRPLQLIGASVSQVFYQKGAEIYNDKKDLWGLTKKIIIRLSFIGLVIFTPLLIFGEQIFAIVFGNQWAPAGSFAQILVPWLLAKFIISPISTIPIILNKQKINFLISTIINISIPLNFYLLSHFVNSFKEILLFNSILYFMSVILILNWYRQIIFKGKL; encoded by the coding sequence TTGAAAAAAAAAATATTAAGTATAATTAAAAATGAAACAAAATCGGAGTTTGGAAGGAACATCCTCACTGTGTTTACTGGGCTTTCATTTTCTCAAATTATTCCTATTCTTGTTTCACCAATCCTTACAAGGCTATATACGCCAGAAGAGTTTGGAATCCTTGCGCTTTTTATGTCAACAGGGATGATTTTTGGTAACATCGCAACTTTCCAGTATGATGCTGCTATTATGCTACCAAAGGAGGAAAGTGATGCAATCAATTTACTCGCTTTATCTCTCATACTTACAGTGCTAATAAGCCTGTTATCTTTGGTCGTAGTGGTTCTCTTTAATAATCAATTAACTTTGCTTATGGCCAATGAAAAGGTTTCTAATTGGCTTTATTTTGTGCCGATCTCAGTTATTCTGACAGGTTTCTTTAGAAGTTTTTCAGTATGGTCTAGTAGAAATAAATTATTTAGACTTATTGCTGCAAGGAATATTACACAAACAGCTGCAACAGCAGGAAGCAAATTAGGATTTGGTTATGGAGGTTACACAAGTGGTGGATTGATAATTGGTAGTTTAACTGGTCAACTCATTGCAACTTTTTATTTGGTTTTACAATCAATGAAAATTACTATAATAAATTTTAAAAGTGTTTCTCTTCACAGAATGAAAATAAATGCAAGCAAATATAGAGATTTCCCATTATTCACAAATTGGCAAGGATTTATTGATATATTCAATGACACAGGTTCACAATACATTATTTCTAATTTTTATGGACCTACAGTTCTTGGTTGGTATTCTTTTACTTTTGGAATTCTACAAAGACCCCTGCAGTTAATAGGTGCTTCTGTTTCGCAAGTTTTTTATCAAAAGGGGGCGGAGATTTATAATGATAAAAAAGATCTCTGGGGCCTTACAAAAAAAATTATCATAAGATTATCTTTTATAGGTTTAGTTATTTTTACACCTTTATTAATATTCGGTGAGCAAATATTTGCAATTGTGTTTGGTAATCAGTGGGCTCCAGCAGGTTCATTTGCACAAATTTTAGTACCTTGGTTATTAGCTAAGTTTATTATAAGTCCAATAAGCACAATTCCAATAATTTTGAATAAGCAAAAAATTAATTTTTTAATATCAACAATAATTAATATCTCAATACCGTTAAATTTTTATTTATTGAGTCATTTTGTTAATAGTTTTAAAGAAATTTTACTCTTCAATTCCATTCTATATTTTATGTCAGTAATATTGATTTTGAATTGGTATAGACAAATAATATTTAAAGGAAAATTATGA